A part of Bacillus thuringiensis genomic DNA contains:
- a CDS encoding trimeric intracellular cation channel family protein, which translates to MLLIDIFTFLGIIAAAISGTLVGLKKDLDLFGVLCLAVATALGGGIIRDIMIGNLPPVAFVKPIYFFVSVLSALFTCMFFERINKLQVVIMLSDAVGLGVFTAIGANAAMSHHVDASFLVVSMGVITGIGGGILRDICAQDIPYVFRKEIYAIASILGAISFLITYAMGAHVLAFYVCLLVTFTIRVVTVIYNVHFPVFFKTHAKINKGH; encoded by the coding sequence ATGTTATTAATCGACATATTTACGTTTCTTGGCATTATCGCCGCTGCTATTTCCGGTACATTAGTTGGTTTAAAAAAAGATTTAGATTTATTCGGTGTCCTTTGTTTAGCTGTAGCTACTGCGCTCGGCGGCGGTATTATTCGTGATATTATGATCGGTAACCTGCCTCCTGTCGCATTTGTTAAACCCATTTACTTTTTCGTAAGCGTATTATCAGCATTATTCACTTGTATGTTTTTTGAGCGTATCAATAAACTGCAAGTCGTTATTATGCTTTCTGATGCTGTTGGCCTAGGTGTTTTTACAGCCATTGGTGCAAATGCGGCAATGTCACATCATGTTGACGCCTCATTCCTAGTTGTTTCAATGGGAGTCATTACAGGTATTGGAGGCGGTATTTTGCGTGACATTTGTGCTCAAGATATCCCTTACGTATTCCGAAAAGAGATTTACGCAATCGCTTCTATTTTAGGAGCAATTAGTTTCCTAATCACATATGCAATGGGGGCACACGTATTAGCTTTCTATGTTTGTTTATTAGTAACATTCACTATTCGTGTTGTCACTGTAATATATAATGTACATTTCCCAGTTTTCTTTAAAACACATGCTAAAATTAATAAAGGCCATTAA
- a CDS encoding methyl-accepting chemotaxis protein, with translation MINKLFTLEQELVISAYESEYERMQKEHEKEKEITAMTITHIATELASVSEKTSASIQQLTAKSETIVEIAKTGTSLATTSEEKANKGKEQLNQQNKRMEYIQTNMETIITDTHELLNISNKINEIIDIVKSIAEQTNLLALNAAIESARAGEFGKGFSVVAGEIRKLSEQTKESIFNVTKLVEKTNEQIIRVSSSVKQISSLVSEGTDGMSATDQYFQEIVKDMSNSKEQNKKIENELETISQVMKGIQDDSSKMALTADSLQLELNR, from the coding sequence GTGATAAATAAATTATTCACCCTTGAACAAGAACTCGTTATTTCGGCTTATGAATCTGAATATGAAAGAATGCAAAAAGAACATGAAAAAGAAAAAGAAATAACCGCTATGACCATTACGCATATTGCCACAGAACTAGCATCTGTATCTGAAAAAACGAGCGCTTCTATTCAACAGTTAACCGCTAAATCTGAAACTATTGTAGAAATTGCCAAAACAGGTACTTCATTAGCTACAACATCGGAAGAAAAAGCGAATAAAGGGAAAGAGCAATTAAATCAGCAAAATAAACGAATGGAATACATTCAAACGAACATGGAAACGATCATTACAGATACTCATGAACTTCTCAATATTTCTAACAAAATTAATGAAATCATAGATATTGTAAAATCAATTGCAGAGCAAACAAATTTACTCGCACTAAATGCTGCTATTGAATCTGCTCGTGCTGGGGAATTTGGTAAGGGCTTCTCTGTTGTAGCTGGAGAAATTCGCAAGTTATCGGAGCAAACGAAAGAATCTATATTCAACGTTACAAAGCTCGTTGAAAAAACAAATGAACAAATTATTCGTGTCTCTTCTTCAGTGAAACAAATCAGCTCCCTCGTATCTGAAGGAACGGATGGTATGTCTGCAACAGATCAATACTTCCAAGAAATTGTAAAAGACATGTCTAACTCGAAAGAACAGAATAAAAAAATTGAAAATGAGTTAGAAACCATTTCACAAGTAATGAAAGGAATTCAAGACGATTCCTCAAAAATGGCTCTAACAGCTGATAGTTTACAACTGGAACTAAACCGATAG
- a CDS encoding glycosyltransferase family 4 protein → MKVLHMNAGAEEGGGKTHIISLLSQFSKEEVELMVFEEGAIAREARNLGIQVHVFTQSSRYDLSILSKIKAFINENQFDIVHTHGARANFYLSLLKKGIKAKWIMTVHSDPTLDFMKRGLKGWVFTKLNLRSFRKVDLFFAITENFKRNIIKLGVPEEKICTVYNGIEYDNTPAKPYDKSEFGIDEGVFTAVQVARLHPVKGHDILFEALQKIKIPNIKVLLLGDGPIEAELKEMVKQKGLEDKVIFLGFRTDSKELYASAHINLLTSYSESFPLVLLEAANQRLTSIATNVGDMKKLIVDDTYGWIVPIGDANSLASALENAYEKWLNGELEAMGNRLYNHASTHFSLKNLYEDTYNAYKKLLLK, encoded by the coding sequence ATGAAAGTGTTGCATATGAATGCTGGTGCAGAAGAAGGTGGGGGGAAAACACATATTATTTCACTTTTATCTCAATTTTCAAAGGAAGAAGTGGAATTAATGGTATTTGAAGAAGGTGCGATTGCTAGAGAGGCGAGAAACCTTGGTATTCAAGTGCATGTTTTTACCCAATCATCTCGGTACGACCTATCAATTCTTTCAAAAATAAAAGCATTTATTAATGAAAATCAATTTGACATTGTGCATACACATGGCGCACGAGCAAATTTCTATCTCTCCCTCTTGAAAAAAGGTATAAAAGCGAAATGGATAATGACTGTCCACAGTGATCCAACTTTGGATTTTATGAAGAGGGGATTAAAAGGATGGGTATTTACGAAGTTAAATTTACGTTCTTTCAGGAAGGTAGATTTATTCTTTGCAATTACGGAAAATTTTAAGAGAAACATAATAAAACTAGGTGTACCAGAAGAGAAGATTTGTACGGTTTATAATGGAATCGAGTATGATAATACTCCAGCAAAACCTTATGATAAAAGTGAATTTGGTATCGATGAAGGAGTATTTACAGCGGTTCAAGTAGCGCGTCTTCATCCTGTTAAAGGTCACGATATTTTATTTGAAGCGTTGCAAAAAATTAAAATTCCAAATATAAAGGTGCTCTTGCTTGGTGATGGGCCTATAGAAGCAGAATTAAAAGAGATGGTGAAACAAAAGGGCTTAGAGGATAAGGTGATTTTTCTAGGTTTTCGTACAGATTCAAAAGAATTATATGCATCTGCACACATTAATTTATTAACCTCTTATAGCGAAAGCTTCCCTCTTGTTTTATTAGAAGCAGCTAATCAACGCTTAACATCTATTGCAACAAATGTAGGTGATATGAAAAAGTTAATAGTTGATGATACGTATGGATGGATTGTACCGATCGGTGATGCGAATTCGTTAGCAAGCGCGTTAGAAAATGCTTATGAAAAATGGTTGAATGGTGAATTAGAAGCGATGGGAAATCGTTTATATAATCATGCATCTACTCATTTCTCGCTAAAGAATTTGTATGAAGATACTTATAATGCATATAAAAAACTTTTACTGAAATAG
- a CDS encoding WecB/TagA/CpsF family glycosyltransferase codes for MEVKTVDILGVPFSTMTMDETIQYLKGQLELERTHTFQVVTANPEIVMCAKKDETFHKTLLNTDLITPDGIGVVKASGLLGTPVKERVAGFDLMCNLFAKLSEEKKPVSVFLLGAKPHVVQAAADHLKKTYSAVSIVGTQDGYFKQEEEENIVSRIQEAKPDLLLVALGFPRQENFIQTNKHRLETKMAVGVGGSLDVWAGEVKRAPKWIQAINLEWFYRLCSNPTRWRRQLVLAEFLKEVMRSKK; via the coding sequence ATGGAAGTAAAAACGGTTGATATTCTAGGTGTTCCTTTTTCTACAATGACAATGGATGAAACGATCCAATATTTGAAGGGACAACTAGAATTAGAGCGAACTCATACTTTTCAGGTAGTAACAGCAAATCCTGAAATTGTTATGTGTGCAAAAAAGGATGAAACATTCCATAAAACATTATTAAATACAGATTTAATTACACCTGACGGTATTGGAGTTGTAAAAGCAAGTGGTCTACTTGGTACACCCGTAAAGGAACGTGTAGCAGGTTTTGATTTAATGTGTAATCTATTTGCGAAGCTATCAGAAGAGAAGAAACCGGTATCTGTGTTCTTACTTGGTGCAAAACCGCATGTTGTACAAGCTGCAGCAGATCATTTAAAGAAGACGTATTCAGCTGTATCTATTGTGGGTACACAAGATGGGTACTTTAAACAAGAAGAAGAAGAGAATATCGTTTCTCGTATTCAAGAAGCAAAACCAGATTTATTACTTGTCGCGCTTGGTTTCCCAAGACAAGAGAACTTTATCCAAACTAATAAGCATCGTTTAGAAACGAAGATGGCTGTTGGAGTGGGCGGAAGTTTAGATGTATGGGCTGGAGAGGTAAAACGTGCACCAAAATGGATTCAAGCGATTAACTTAGAGTGGTTTTATAGATTGTGTAGTAATCCGACGCGCTGGCGTCGTCAGTTAGTATTAGCGGAATTTTTAAAAGAAGTCATGCGTTCGAAAAAGTAG
- a CDS encoding MFS transporter produces the protein MGKVKEISKRKLLGIAGLGWLFDAMDVGMLSFVMVALQKDWGLSTQEMGWIGSVNSIGMAVGALVFGILSDKIGRKSVFIITLLLFSIGSGLTALTTTFAMFLVLRFLIGMGLGGELPVASTLVSESVEAHERGKIVVLLESFWAGGWLIAALISYFVIPKYGWEVAMVLSAVPALYALYLRWNLPDSPRFQKVEKRPSVIENIKSVWSGEYRRATIMLWILWFSVVFSYYGMFLWLPSVMVLKGFSLIKSFQYVLIMTLAQLPGYFTAAWFIERLGRKFVLVTYLIGTACSAYLFGVAESLTVLIVAGMLLSFFNLGAWGALYAYTPEQYPTVIRGTGAGMAAAFGRIGGILGPLLVGYLVASQASLSLIFTIFCGSILIGVVAVIALGQETKQRELA, from the coding sequence ATGGGCAAGGTGAAAGAAATTTCGAAGCGAAAGCTACTTGGTATAGCAGGGCTTGGTTGGTTATTTGATGCAATGGATGTTGGAATGCTTTCATTTGTAATGGTAGCATTGCAAAAAGATTGGGGATTAAGTACGCAAGAAATGGGATGGATAGGCAGCGTTAATTCAATTGGTATGGCTGTCGGAGCACTCGTTTTTGGAATACTATCAGATAAAATAGGGCGGAAATCAGTCTTTATTATTACATTATTACTATTTTCTATCGGTAGTGGTTTAACTGCTTTAACGACGACATTTGCGATGTTCCTTGTGTTACGATTTTTAATTGGTATGGGGCTTGGCGGAGAGCTTCCAGTTGCTTCTACATTAGTATCAGAGAGTGTTGAAGCACATGAACGTGGCAAAATAGTTGTGCTATTAGAAAGCTTTTGGGCGGGTGGATGGTTAATTGCAGCTCTTATCTCGTATTTTGTAATTCCGAAATATGGTTGGGAAGTTGCAATGGTGTTGAGCGCGGTTCCGGCACTATATGCTTTATATTTAAGATGGAATTTACCGGATTCACCGAGATTCCAAAAGGTTGAAAAAAGACCATCCGTTATTGAAAATATAAAGTCAGTTTGGTCTGGGGAATATCGTAGGGCAACAATTATGTTATGGATTCTATGGTTTTCTGTTGTCTTTTCTTATTATGGGATGTTCCTTTGGTTACCTAGTGTAATGGTATTAAAAGGATTTAGTTTAATAAAAAGTTTCCAGTATGTACTTATCATGACGTTAGCTCAATTGCCAGGATATTTCACAGCGGCTTGGTTTATTGAACGACTTGGTCGTAAGTTTGTTTTAGTTACGTATTTAATCGGTACAGCGTGTAGTGCTTACTTGTTTGGTGTGGCGGAGTCATTAACAGTATTAATCGTAGCAGGCATGTTACTATCCTTCTTTAATTTAGGTGCTTGGGGTGCATTATACGCTTATACACCGGAACAGTATCCAACGGTTATTCGTGGTACAGGTGCAGGGATGGCAGCAGCATTCGGTCGTATTGGTGGTATTCTTGGGCCGCTATTAGTAGGATATTTAGTTGCTTCACAGGCTTCATTATCACTAATATTTACGATTTTCTGTGGATCAATTTTAATTGGTGTAGTTGCTGTAATTGCGCTTGGGCAAGAAACGAAGCAGCGAGAATTAGCATAA
- a CDS encoding O-antigen ligase family protein produces the protein MLSENSKSNKFENFLLIFILLQPILDLLTAFCIMVLKIDTTIGVITRLFVMFLSGIYILIQTKKQGNIKYILYIILVGIVFTIGLVNNKFTKDPMVLTEEIKFIAKALYPFVMLTCYVFVFKSLKEKSHSNSKMRDYITYASLIIGVVMVASITTGTDYNSYEWVKLGSRGWFYAGNELGSILAIMCPIVILYSIEKTKSIGKAYYWIPSILVVYSLFAIGTKVGVGAIFGSMAIAVVMCFIQAFTQRKDGKKHAYLLNGFLAITVFVGILAYTPFSPFMKNMGFHFQLIEQEQSAKKEEKKKEEAKEHKPPVTEQEKEKEKAKEKVAEKKEETQALIFSGRQLFEQMYKDFYNEAPMSQKLLGMGYAGNYKEQPKLIERDFHDWFYSFGIIGFILLVIPFLYFGIKFIACIFTKFKQIFTVKYAMMIAAILLGLGISFMAGHILIAPGVSFYLVLIMAYLIVDLEIE, from the coding sequence ATGTTAAGCGAAAATAGTAAAAGTAATAAATTTGAAAATTTTCTATTAATCTTTATTTTGTTGCAACCAATTTTAGATTTGCTCACGGCATTCTGTATAATGGTTTTAAAAATTGATACGACCATTGGAGTTATTACACGCTTATTCGTTATGTTCCTAAGCGGGATATATATTTTAATTCAAACGAAGAAACAAGGAAATATAAAATATATATTGTATATAATTTTAGTAGGAATAGTCTTCACCATCGGATTGGTAAATAATAAGTTTACAAAAGATCCTATGGTACTTACAGAGGAAATTAAGTTTATAGCAAAAGCATTATATCCGTTTGTTATGCTTACTTGTTATGTGTTTGTATTTAAGTCTTTAAAAGAAAAAAGCCATTCAAATTCAAAAATGCGTGACTATATTACGTATGCATCGCTAATTATAGGAGTAGTAATGGTAGCTTCGATTACTACTGGAACAGATTATAATAGTTATGAATGGGTAAAGTTAGGATCACGCGGTTGGTTTTATGCAGGTAACGAGCTAGGATCTATTTTAGCCATTATGTGTCCAATTGTTATTTTGTATTCAATCGAAAAAACAAAAAGTATAGGTAAAGCATACTATTGGATTCCTTCAATTTTAGTTGTTTATTCACTATTTGCAATTGGGACAAAGGTTGGCGTAGGAGCAATCTTTGGATCAATGGCTATCGCAGTTGTTATGTGCTTTATTCAAGCATTTACACAGCGTAAAGATGGAAAGAAACATGCCTATTTATTAAATGGTTTTCTTGCAATAACTGTATTTGTAGGCATATTGGCATATACACCTTTTTCACCGTTTATGAAAAATATGGGATTCCATTTCCAATTAATTGAACAAGAACAGAGTGCGAAAAAGGAAGAGAAAAAGAAGGAGGAAGCTAAAGAGCACAAACCTCCTGTGACAGAGCAAGAAAAAGAGAAAGAAAAAGCAAAAGAAAAAGTAGCGGAGAAGAAAGAAGAAACGCAAGCTCTTATTTTTAGTGGGCGTCAATTATTTGAACAGATGTATAAAGATTTCTATAATGAAGCCCCAATGTCTCAAAAATTATTAGGAATGGGTTATGCTGGTAACTATAAAGAACAGCCGAAATTAATTGAACGTGACTTCCATGACTGGTTCTATTCTTTCGGAATCATAGGGTTCATTTTACTTGTAATTCCATTCTTATACTTTGGTATTAAATTTATTGCATGTATATTTACTAAATTTAAACAAATATTCACAGTGAAATATGCAATGATGATTGCAGCAATACTTCTTGGATTAGGTATTTCATTCATGGCTGGTCATATTTTAATTGCACCTGGAGTGAGTTTCTACTTAGTATTAATCATGGCATATTTAATAGTTGACTTGGAAATTGAATGA